A genome region from Nocardiopsis exhalans includes the following:
- a CDS encoding NUDIX hydrolase, producing the protein MTEQTDLTYAWYGDQHPPASLPVTQVYGYIVDDQGRVVIFQDQGVWNLPGGTPEPEIDQDPVATLVREVWEEVQVRFEDPVYLGYQSVAEAGGPPLRAQLRMVARLVEAGERAPDPDNGRVYVRHRCSLIEAERLLNWGEPAREQLARAAKIAEQRWQCPVHVQAAAVTD; encoded by the coding sequence ATGACAGAGCAGACGGACCTCACCTACGCGTGGTACGGCGACCAGCATCCCCCGGCGAGCCTGCCAGTCACCCAGGTGTACGGGTACATCGTTGACGACCAGGGGCGGGTGGTGATCTTCCAGGACCAGGGCGTGTGGAACCTGCCGGGCGGGACGCCCGAGCCCGAGATCGATCAGGACCCTGTCGCCACGCTGGTGCGTGAGGTGTGGGAGGAAGTCCAAGTCCGCTTCGAAGATCCCGTCTACCTGGGCTATCAGAGTGTGGCCGAGGCCGGTGGGCCGCCGCTGCGCGCCCAGCTGCGGATGGTTGCACGTTTGGTTGAAGCTGGTGAGCGTGCCCCCGACCCGGACAACGGCCGTGTGTACGTCCGGCACCGGTGTTCTCTGATTGAGGCTGAGCGCCTGCTCAACTGGGGGGAACCCGCACGGGAGCAACTCGCAAGGGCCGCCAAGATCGCCGAACAACGGTGGCAGTGCCCTGTCCATGTCCAGGCCGCCGCAGTGACGGACTGA
- a CDS encoding phosphotransferase has protein sequence MTPDVSSDSALVSAWQDAAAALDLTVPSPGELHHGVGGRTVSGPVTRPEGHVAWLRVESAPKPAGRLWEGNRLAEEILPARIPRPRLLAAHTWGTGPVFQALVFSRVDAAPVSSTPDLRGPLTVDSTWWTALRRTLRALHHVKAPQQRRSHTPGYIERIPTYLPEVVEAGVDLTVRTWATAHADLHWANLTHNPLVLMDWEGWGAAPAGYDAAVLHAYALPVPDTAARVRAAFADVLDTEDGRLAELIICAEIIQAAPRDDLHARLAPYARAHARHLLCT, from the coding sequence ATGACGCCAGACGTCTCTTCGGACTCCGCCCTGGTGTCGGCGTGGCAAGACGCGGCCGCTGCTTTGGATCTGACTGTTCCCTCGCCGGGCGAGCTGCACCACGGGGTGGGCGGTCGGACCGTGAGTGGACCCGTCACCCGCCCTGAGGGCCACGTGGCGTGGCTGCGCGTGGAGTCCGCGCCCAAGCCGGCTGGTCGGCTGTGGGAGGGCAACCGTCTGGCCGAGGAGATCCTGCCCGCGCGCATACCCCGGCCGCGGTTGCTGGCCGCACACACTTGGGGCACCGGGCCGGTGTTCCAGGCACTCGTGTTCTCCCGCGTGGACGCTGCCCCCGTGTCCTCGACGCCGGACCTGCGCGGGCCGCTCACCGTCGACTCCACCTGGTGGACAGCCCTGCGTAGGACGCTCCGAGCACTGCACCATGTGAAGGCGCCACAGCAGCGACGCAGCCACACCCCGGGCTACATCGAACGCATCCCCACCTACCTACCCGAGGTCGTTGAAGCTGGAGTGGACCTGACTGTGCGGACCTGGGCCACGGCCCATGCGGATCTGCACTGGGCCAACCTCACCCACAACCCGCTGGTCCTTATGGACTGGGAAGGATGGGGAGCCGCCCCGGCCGGGTACGACGCCGCTGTTCTGCACGCCTACGCCCTACCCGTTCCGGACACGGCAGCCAGGGTTCGCGCCGCCTTCGCCGACGTCCTGGACACCGAGGACGGCCGCTTGGCCGAACTGATCATCTGCGCTGAGATCATCCAGGCTGCTCCACGCGATGACCTGCACGCCAGGCTGGCCCCTTATGCCCGAGCCCACGCCCGCCACCTGCTGTGCACCTGA
- a CDS encoding helix-turn-helix domain-containing protein, which translates to MAHALHDRDARTVVLLLHRATGLTHEALAALCGLTQSTITRALAGQGLTRPDVITRVLTALGAPPTTSSPAAGPRPRPTSTRWEQRLGQDATTTLEQVRALVSDAAPEQAVDLLEADVHRLCSTYVHTPLTELYPHIIERCRAALHLASTLTHPEQSRRAHIAATRLVGLQTHASMDAGAYTHATIQATAAQALADRVTDPGLQAWVCALHSLIAYWDSRPDDALRAAEAGLAHSATDSNLTRLHALRARAAAALGDGRTTREAIAAAEDHNGQMVLPGVLGFPQAKTHTYAGTALLALNTPAERRLAIAHTERAITLYTGPTCSTGDLLAARLDLATAHLRNHDPDGALEQIDIICASPPEQRTASITQRARRLIPLTHSLHTPPVREIRDRLAAFTPTPTPAGHSPNAGR; encoded by the coding sequence GTGGCCCACGCTCTCCACGATCGTGATGCCCGCACCGTGGTGCTGTTGCTGCACCGCGCCACCGGTCTCACCCACGAGGCCCTGGCCGCCTTGTGCGGTCTCACCCAGAGCACCATCACCCGGGCCCTGGCCGGACAGGGCCTGACCCGCCCCGATGTCATCACCCGGGTACTCACCGCACTGGGGGCACCCCCCACGACCAGCTCCCCTGCCGCAGGGCCGCGGCCCCGCCCCACAAGCACGCGTTGGGAACAGCGCCTGGGACAGGACGCCACCACCACCCTCGAACAGGTGCGCGCTCTGGTGAGCGACGCAGCCCCAGAACAGGCTGTGGATCTGCTGGAAGCGGACGTGCACCGACTGTGCAGCACCTACGTCCACACCCCGCTCACCGAGCTCTACCCACACATCATCGAACGCTGCCGCGCAGCCCTGCACCTGGCTTCGACCCTCACCCACCCCGAGCAGTCCCGCCGCGCCCACATCGCCGCCACCCGGCTGGTGGGCCTGCAAACCCACGCCAGCATGGACGCCGGCGCCTACACCCACGCCACCATCCAGGCCACAGCAGCACAGGCTCTGGCCGACCGGGTCACCGACCCCGGCCTGCAAGCGTGGGTCTGCGCCCTGCACAGCCTCATCGCGTACTGGGACAGCCGCCCCGACGACGCCTTACGAGCCGCCGAAGCCGGGCTCGCCCACAGCGCCACCGACAGCAACCTCACCCGCCTGCACGCCCTACGCGCCCGTGCCGCAGCCGCGCTCGGCGACGGGCGAACCACCCGCGAGGCCATCGCCGCCGCCGAAGACCACAACGGGCAGATGGTCCTGCCAGGCGTCCTGGGCTTCCCCCAGGCCAAAACACACACCTACGCAGGCACAGCCCTGCTCGCCCTGAACACACCGGCCGAACGCCGGCTCGCCATCGCACACACCGAACGCGCCATCACCCTCTACACCGGCCCCACCTGCTCCACCGGGGACCTGCTGGCCGCCCGCCTGGATCTGGCCACCGCTCACCTGCGCAACCACGACCCCGACGGGGCACTGGAACAGATCGACATCATCTGCGCGAGCCCACCCGAACAGCGCACCGCGAGCATCACCCAGCGCGCCCGCCGACTCATCCCCCTGACCCACAGCCTCCACACGCCACCCGTACGCGAAATCCGCGACCGCCTGGCCGCCTTCACCCCCACCCCCACCCCTGCCGGCCACAGCCCTAACGCGGGTCGATGA
- a CDS encoding class I SAM-dependent methyltransferase has translation MQDRPRTSTDRTLLTGHAYRDDRPLAARQRLYDHQTPQYDLPGMVLEQAGHRTGVWADVGCGNGRYLQRIRAERPGVRTIGLDLSASMLTDLPGPVVCADAARLPLRSQSVQVVLAMHMLYHVNSPDQALAEAARVLDPDGILIASTNSRYDKAELDEWWAQAAADVLGTDTGPKRMKLSEHFPAEGAAEAVGAHFAKVDVITLNGVIEVNTPDPILNHYASYRAWSDGSGVPFEATLERVVAVLGAHLEEGPLRITTHQALIIGHRSTANGSQPAMIEGYQPPLSPP, from the coding sequence ATGCAAGACCGCCCCCGCACCTCCACCGACCGCACCCTGCTCACCGGCCACGCCTACCGCGACGACCGCCCCCTCGCCGCCCGTCAACGTCTCTACGACCACCAAACACCCCAGTACGACCTGCCCGGCATGGTTCTGGAACAGGCAGGGCACCGAACAGGGGTGTGGGCGGACGTGGGCTGTGGCAACGGCCGCTACCTACAACGCATCCGCGCCGAGCGGCCCGGTGTGCGAACGATTGGCCTGGACCTGTCCGCGTCCATGCTCACCGACCTGCCCGGCCCCGTGGTGTGCGCCGACGCCGCCCGTCTCCCCTTGCGGTCGCAGAGCGTCCAGGTGGTGCTGGCGATGCACATGCTCTACCACGTGAATTCCCCCGACCAGGCGCTCGCGGAGGCGGCCCGTGTCCTGGACCCCGACGGGATCCTGATCGCTTCCACCAACTCCCGGTACGACAAGGCTGAATTGGACGAGTGGTGGGCACAGGCGGCCGCGGACGTGCTCGGAACCGACACAGGGCCAAAGCGGATGAAACTCTCCGAGCATTTCCCAGCAGAGGGAGCAGCTGAAGCAGTGGGCGCCCACTTCGCCAAGGTCGACGTCATCACCCTGAACGGAGTGATCGAGGTCAACACCCCCGACCCGATCCTGAACCACTACGCCTCCTACCGGGCCTGGTCTGATGGGTCAGGTGTGCCGTTCGAGGCCACCCTGGAACGGGTCGTGGCCGTACTGGGCGCACACCTGGAAGAGGGACCCTTGCGGATCACCACACACCAAGCACTGATCATTGGGCATCGTTCCACGGCGAATGGATCGCAGCCCGCCATGATTGAGGGTTACCAGCCTCCGCTGTCACCGCCGTAG
- a CDS encoding FxLD family lanthipeptide — protein sequence MKNDQLEADGFDLDVEVVESGPRLDSLLNLTGDNCGSTCESACSTSCS from the coding sequence ATGAAGAACGACCAGCTTGAGGCCGACGGGTTCGACCTGGACGTCGAGGTCGTCGAGAGCGGACCTCGCCTGGACAGCCTGCTCAACCTGACCGGTGACAACTGCGGGTCCACGTGCGAGAGCGCCTGCTCCACCTCCTGCTCGTAA
- the fxlM gene encoding methyltransferase, FxLD system: MPATPMSPAQARQNMVDTLLQLQKEWGMPEISERVAAVLRTVPRHVFVPEVSLEQAYATDYAPPIRRAEDGLVTSSMSAVRVQAMMLDQAGLEPGMRVLEIGSGGYNAALIAELVGSAGEVTTIDIDAEVTDRARRYLDEAGYPDVRVVTGDAEYGVAEFAPYDRVIVTVRAWDLPPAWLAQLTETGRLVTPMRLRGVNRTVGLDRVEGHLVSRPDHHLTVFVPMQGAGAHEERGIAVQGEEIVLYSAEEPVDVDALRKALHGPRKEFWPGIEFTRPDRLHLWIAGHADRYAMLHVAEDVLEHGPAGPLARQPVPVVLADEGSVAVRAKRALGEDRFEIGVFAFGPHGERAAQDYIDVLRAWDQHEGSMARIEVWPSGTPEADLPTDRVRVLDKPHTRTVLAWP, from the coding sequence ATGCCCGCCACACCGATGAGCCCCGCCCAGGCCCGGCAGAACATGGTCGACACCCTGCTCCAGTTGCAGAAGGAGTGGGGAATGCCGGAGATCTCCGAGCGGGTCGCGGCCGTGCTCCGGACGGTGCCCCGGCACGTGTTCGTGCCCGAGGTCTCGCTGGAGCAGGCCTATGCGACCGACTACGCGCCGCCCATCAGGCGAGCCGAGGACGGGTTGGTCACCAGTTCGATGTCCGCGGTGCGGGTGCAGGCCATGATGCTCGACCAGGCCGGCCTCGAACCCGGTATGCGGGTGCTGGAGATCGGCTCGGGCGGATACAACGCCGCGCTCATCGCCGAGCTGGTCGGTTCCGCCGGTGAGGTGACCACCATCGACATCGACGCCGAGGTCACCGATCGGGCACGCCGTTATCTGGACGAGGCCGGTTACCCGGACGTGCGGGTGGTGACCGGTGACGCCGAATACGGTGTGGCGGAGTTCGCGCCCTATGACCGCGTCATCGTCACCGTCCGGGCCTGGGACCTGCCCCCAGCTTGGCTCGCGCAGCTCACCGAGACCGGCCGTCTGGTCACCCCGATGCGTCTGCGCGGGGTGAACCGCACGGTGGGGCTCGACCGCGTCGAAGGCCACCTGGTCAGCCGCCCCGACCACCACCTGACGGTGTTCGTTCCCATGCAGGGCGCCGGAGCGCACGAAGAGCGCGGGATCGCCGTGCAGGGGGAGGAGATCGTCCTGTACAGCGCCGAAGAGCCCGTGGATGTGGACGCGCTGCGCAAGGCCCTGCACGGGCCCCGTAAGGAGTTCTGGCCGGGGATCGAGTTCACCCGTCCCGACCGGCTGCACCTGTGGATCGCGGGCCACGCCGACCGGTACGCGATGCTGCACGTGGCCGAAGACGTCCTTGAACACGGGCCCGCTGGGCCGCTGGCCCGCCAGCCCGTGCCGGTGGTGCTCGCCGACGAGGGAAGCGTGGCGGTGCGCGCCAAGCGCGCGCTGGGCGAGGACCGGTTCGAGATCGGGGTGTTCGCCTTCGGGCCCCACGGTGAGCGCGCCGCCCAGGACTACATCGACGTTCTGCGGGCCTGGGACCAGCACGAGGGTTCCATGGCCCGCATCGAGGTCTGGCCCAGCGGGACACCCGAGGCTGACCTGCCCACCGACCGGGTCCGGGTCTTGGACAAGCCGCACACGCGCACGGTCCTGGCCTGGCCCTGA